One window of Camelina sativa cultivar DH55 chromosome 4, Cs, whole genome shotgun sequence genomic DNA carries:
- the LOC104783319 gene encoding ribonucleases P/MRP protein subunit POP1-like: MATSTNGNNKRRDVALSSLAPRKINVQKFSEARAAELESLHSIVSDRLNKDFRSKRNKRRRTNSYNNQPAKRRYIKRQNSESLIGRSSGGDHHETTITRRVKRRIELKGNPVSGFSASGDGTKRLRTHVWHAKRFTMTKLWGFHLPLGLHGRGRGSRDVLKQSREGVLVHDASYLIAVQLEGPESSLLSILNMLLEPSPSSHSKEVFDSILTGRSYENAMLYNVNPPVSQAIAPVIYMWRPSELPKRSDEEEDGDCIGTDGAVSNCDHVDFRKLWVWIHASSFSEGYASLQVACQKQMNETGVSVDCVSLEGHLAKLEIFGPKASHLLQKTLRPATSSSEEPSILRKCSMENAEVKFVTDLYKEETISSCAVLAQFVMDPRLIPNSPCDDSTVSVETAKTEPTNSLEITTKTGAEIFTEVFKRLWDANSDLTPPEEENVLCWEKHQNRMDSLCLENPAAEVPKVSSRARSSRSCPLLLLKHKKLGNAPTGWSLILPLSWIKVFWNAFLSKGAHAIGQREKRWVSCDVGLPFFPSDFPDCKAYSTFTLSEAADMEEKAQRRPPAIRPFKIPIPPPWNSIHVTRSIVESSSQNLTSNDETNGTEISSSGGNLFDGIVARTSDSLTTLLQTFRSDNLLLFPHNASKPSTDAIKKTLQEDETKVRAEIHQKSNKLCLVRVLLHAFKEGSFEEGAVVCAPSLADISLLKSSCSEGEEGRVTIPQSSVSSYFQEQPSGTWELNVPEDDTLTKQSHRLPIGFTTTGFVRGSKKQKAEAFCDAVLLGRLRDEQWRNKDVKRRKKETYVLVRNLRSCAFRLALATIVLEQQESSSDVYCF; the protein is encoded by the exons ATGGCTACTAGTACTAACGGGAACAATAAGAGAAGAGATGTCGCTTTATCGTCGCTGGCTCCTCGCAAAATCAACGTTCAGAAGTTCTCAGAGGCTAGAGCAGCGGAGCTCGAGTCTCTTCACTCCATTGTATCTGATCGTTTGAACAAGGACTTTCGATCAAAGAGGAACAAGAGGAGAAGGACCAATTCTTACAATAACCAACCTGCAAAGAGACGTTATATAAAGAGGCAAAACTCAGAGTCATTGATTGGCCGATCAAGTGGAGGAGACCACCATGAAACGACGATCACTAGACGAGTTAAGAGGAGAATTGAACTTAAAGGGAACCCTGTATCTGGTTTTTCTGCTTCTGGTGATGGAACAAAGAGGCTCAGAACACATGTTTGGCATGCTAAACGGTTTACTATGACTAAGCTTTGGGGTTTTCATCTTCCTCTTGGTTTACATGGAAG AGGAAGGGGATCTAGGGATGTCTTGAAGCAGTCTAGGGAAGGTGTTCTTGTCCATGATGCAAGCTATCTCATTGCCGTGCAATTGGAGGGTCCAGAG AGCTCACTCTTGTCGATTTTAAACATGTTACTGGAGCCTTCTCCGTCCTCTCATTCCAAGGAAGTTTTCGACTCTATTCTCACAGGCCGTAGTTATGAAAACGCCATG ctTTATAATGTTAATCCACCAGTTTCCCAAGCGATTGCCCCTGTAATTTATATGTGGAGACCTTCTGAGTTACCTAAGAGAAGTGACGAGGAGGAAGATGGTGACTGTATAGGAACTGATGGTGCAGTCTCCAATTGTGATCATGTAGACTTTCGGAAACTTTGGGTGTGGATCCATGCTTCTTCCTTCAGTGAAGGATATGCTTCTCTTCAAGTAGCTTGTCAAAAACAG ATGAACGAGACAGGTGTTTCAGTTGATTGTGTTTCACTCGAGGGtcatcttgcaaaacttgagaTTTTTGGTCCAAAAgcatctcatcttcttcaaaagACCCTACGTCCTGCTACAAG TAGCTCAGAGGAGCCCTCTATTTTAAGAAAGTGTTCAATGGAAAATGCTGAAGTTAAATTCGTTACTGATCTTTACAAAGAAGAGACCATATCGTCTTGCGCTGTTTTAGCGCAGTTTGTCATGGATCCGCGGTTAATCCCTAATAGTCCATGTGATGATAGTACAGTGTCAGTTGAAACGGCCAAAACTGAGCCTACCAATTCACTTGAAATAACAACTAAAACTGGTGCTGAAATTTTTACTGAAGTTTTCAAGCGCCTCTGGGATGCTAACAGTGATCTGACCCCTCCAGAAGAAGAGAATGTGTTGTGTTGGGAAAAGCATCAAAATCGTATGGATTCTCTTTGCCTCGAGAACCCAGCTGCTGAGGTTCCAAAGGTATCTAGTAGGGCAAGGAGTTCGAGGTCTTGTCCTTTACTGCTTCTCAAACATAAAAAACTCGGGAATGCACCAACCGG ATGGTCTCTAATACTCCCCCTTAGTTGGATAAAAGTCTTCTGGAATGCCTTCCTCTCAAAAGGAGCTCATGCAATAGGTCAGAGGGAGAAACGCTGGGTTTCTTGTGAT GTTGGTTTGCCCTTTTTCCCATCAGATTTTCCTGACTGTAAAGCATATTCAACTTTTACACTGAGTGAGGCTGCAGACATGGAGGAAAAGGCACAACGACGTCCTCCTGCCATAAGACCTTTCAAAATTCCTATTCCACCTCCATGGAATAGTATCCATGTCACGCGTTCTATTGTTGAGAGTTCCAGTCAAAATCTTACAAGCAATGATGAGACGAACGGAACCGAGATTTCCAGTTCTGGTGGTAATCTATTTGATGGAATTGTGGCAAGAACATCAGATTCGCTGACGACTTTGCTCCAAACTTTCAGAAGTGACAACTTGCTTTTATTTCCTCACAATGCTTCAAAACCAAGCACAGACGCCATTAAGAAGACACTtcaagaagatgaaacaaaagtAAGAGCTGAGATCCATCAGAAGAGTAATAAACTGTGCCTCGTCAGAGTTCTTCTACATGCTTTCAAGGAAGGGTCTTTTGAAGAAGGCGCGGTTGTATGTGCACCATCTCTTGCAGACATATCATTGCTAAAATCCAG CTGcagtgaaggagaagaagggcGTGTTACTATCCCTCAATCTTCTGTAAGTTCTTACTTCCAAGAACAACCTTCTGGAACCTGGGAACTAAATGTCCCTGAAGACGACACTCTTACAAAGCAATCTCATAGATTGCCAATCGGGTTTACAACGACAGGATTTGTCCGTGGGAG TAAAAAGCAGAAGGCGGAAGCTTTCTGTGATGCAGTGTTGTTAGGGAGACTGAGAGACGAGCAATGGAGAAACAAAGATGTAAAACGGAGGAAGAAGGAGACTTATGTTTTGGTTAGAAACCTAAGATCTTGTGCTTTTAGACTCGCACTTGCTACCATTGTTTTAGAGCAACAAGAGTCTAGTAGTGATGTCTACTGCTTTTAA